In Mangifera indica cultivar Alphonso chromosome 1, CATAS_Mindica_2.1, whole genome shotgun sequence, a single genomic region encodes these proteins:
- the LOC123219587 gene encoding cation/H(+) antiporter 15-like, which translates to MKQEISTTNKADETIVCYVPNMITTNGVWQGDNPLDFSLPLFILQLTMVIVTTRLLVFILKPLRQPRVISEIVGGIILGPSLLGSNPAFADAVFPLRGVMLLETMANVGLLYFLFLVGVEMDISVIRRTGKKSLALAAAGMILPFLIGGGFSFLIHKKSQHMSEGTFILFLGVVLSVTAFPVLARILAELKLINTELGRIALSSALLNDMCAWILLAFAIAFGDNNKTPLSSLWVILSGVAFVIFCIFIVRPGIFWMIQRTPEGETFSEFYICVILTGVMIAGFITDAIGIHSVFGAFVFGLVIPNGPLGLTLIEKLEDFVSGLLLPLFFAISGLKTDVRAIKGTFTWGILLLVIILACAGKIAGTLVVAMFYQMPVREGVTLGLLMNTKGLVEMIVLNVGKDQQVLDDESFAMMVIITVIMTAIITPIVTTIYKPARRFLPYKQRTIQSSKTDSELRLLVCIHTPRNVPTMINLLEASHPTKSSPICVYVLHLVELTGRASAMLIVHNTRKSGRPALNRTQAQSDHIINAFENYEQHAGSVSVQPLTAISPYSTMHEDICNLAEDKRVALIIIPFHKHQTVDGGMEATNPAFRMVNQNLQANAPCSVGILVDRGLNGSTRLAAGQVSHHIAVLYFGGPDDREALAYAWRMSEHPGISLTVMRFVPGGDAIDPATHPTSDPIDNDKEKQPDEEFINDFRMKTVSDESIVYSEKVANNGEETVAAIRAMDTAHDLFIVGRGQGMSSPLTAGLTDWSECPELGAIGDLLASSDFAATVSVLVVQQYVGNEGIGTPDTPGHADD; encoded by the exons ATGAAGCAAGAAATTTCAACTACGAATAAAGCGGATGAAACAATAGTGTGTTATGTTCCAAATATGATTACCACTAATGGAGTTTGGCAGGGGGATAATCCTTTGGATTTCTCTCTCCCACTCTTCATTTTGCAGTTGACAATGGTGATCGTCACCACGCGCCTCCTCGTTTTCATTTTGAAACCCCTTCGTCAGCCTCGTGTGATCTCGGAGATTGTT GGAGGAATAATATTGGGGCCATCATTACTTGGAAGTAATCCTGCATTTGCCGACGCAGTCTTCCCTTTAAGAGGTGTAATGCTGCTTGAGACAATGGCAAATGTTGGCCTTCTTTACTTTCTCTTCCTGGTTGGTGTGGAGATGGACATATCTGTAATTCGTCGCACCGGTAAAAAGTCATTGGCCTTGGCTGCCGCTGGCATGATCTTGCCTTTCCTTATTGGCGGTGGCTTCTCATTCCTCATACACAAAAAATCACAACACATGAGTGAAGGAACTTTCATACTTTTCCTTGGAGTTGTCCTCTCTGTCACTGCTTTCCCCGTTCTTGCTAGAATCCTTGCAGAGCTCAAACTTATTAACACAGAGCTTGGCAGGATTGCCCTGTCTTCAGCTCTTCTCAACGACATGTGTGCTTGGATTCTCTTAGCTTTCGCTATTGCCTTCGGCGACAACAATAAAACTCCCTTGTCTTCCCTCTGGGTGATACTCTCCGGTGTAGCTTTTGTTATCTTCTGCATTTTTATTGTCCGGCCTGGAATTTTCTGGATGATTCAGAGAACCCCGGAGGGCGAAACGTTCAGTGAATTCTATATTTGTGTCATTCTCACTGGGGTTATGATAGCAGGTTTCATCACAGATGCCATTGGGATACATTCTGTTTTTGGAGCTTTTGTATTTGGGTTGGTGATTCCCAATGGACCACTAGGACTTACTCTCATAGAAAAGCTCGAGGACTTCGTCTCAgggcttcttcttcctcttttcttcGCTATCAGCGGACTCAAGACTGATGTTAGAGCCATCAAAGGAACTTTCACCTGGGGTATTCTATTGCTTGTAATCATTCTAGCTTGTGCTGGAAAAATTGCTGGTACTCTGGTTGTTGCAATGTTTTACCAGATGCCAGTCCGTGAAGGAGTTACTCTTGGCCTGCTCATGAACACAAAAGGATTAGTTGAAATGATTGTCCTCAATGTTGGGAAGGACCAGCAG GTCTTAGACGATGAGTCATTTGCGATGATGGTTATTATAACTGTGATTATGACAGCAATAATCACACCTATTGTAACAACAATTTACAAGCCAGCAAGGAGATTCTTACCTTACAAACAGCGAACAATCCAAAGCTCGAAAACAGATTCAGAATTAAGGCTGCTGGTGTGTATTCATACGCCACGAAATGTCCCAACAATGATCAACCTTCTTGAAGCATCGCACCCCACAAAAAGTTCCCCAATATGTGTCTACGTGCTTCATCTTGTTGAACTTACTGGCCGTGCATCTGCCATGCTAATAGTGCACAACACTAGGAAATCCGGTAGACCAGCCCTCAACCGAACACAAGCTCAATCGGACCATATAATCAATGCCTTCGAAAACTATGAGCAGCATGCAGGTTCTGTCTCTGTTCAGCCATTAACTGCCATTTCCCCTTACTCCACCATGCATGAAGATATCTGCAACTTGGCAGAGGACAAACGTGTAGCCCTCATAATCATCCCATTCCACAAACACCAAACAGTTGATGGAGGAATGGAAGCTACTAACCCAGCATTTCGTATGGTCAACCAGAATCTACAAGCAAATGCACCTTGCTCGGTTGGGATTCTTGTTGACAGAGGCTTAAACGGGTCTACACGGTTAGCTGCAGGTCAAGTGTCTCATCACATTGCCGTGCTCTACTTTGGCGGCCCAGATGACAGAGAGGCACTCGCATATGCATGGAGAATGTCGGAGCATCCAGGAATTAGTCTCACTGTGATGAGATTTGTTCCCGGAGGGGATGCAATTGATCCAGCAACACACCCTACTTCTGATCCAATAGACAATGACAAGGAAAAACAGCCTGATGAAGAGTTTATAAATGACTTCAGGATGAAGACTGTCAGTGACGAATCAATTGTTTATAGTGAGAAGGTGGCAAACAATGGGGAGGAGACGGTGGCAGCAATAAGAGCAATGGACACAGCCCACGACTTGTTCATAGTGGGGAGAGGACAAGGAATGAGCTCACCATTAACGGCTGGCCTTACTGACTGGAGTGAGTGTCCAGAGCTTGGTGCTATTGGGGATTTGCTAGCATCATCTGATTTTGCAGCAACAGTCTCTGTTCTGGTTGTGCAACAGTATGTTGGAAATGAGGGCATTGGAACACCCGACACCCCGGGTCATGCAGACGATTAA